The Lysobacter enzymogenes genome window below encodes:
- a CDS encoding mechanosensitive ion channel family protein produces the protein MAKTDAAQTAAKAAAAKTQASESLLGLGAGFDFDKLMLWAQTQGLKLLASLAILLIGLWIAKRLSRALERVMTRANMEVTLRGFLRNIAYAVMVVVVAVAALQQLGVPMTSVLAVLGAAGLAIGLALKDSLSNIASGVMLIVLRPFRAGDYVQAAGIEGTVEQIRVFQTRLRTVDNRVIVLPNSLITTAVIVNFTANPKRRIDLTVGVGYDDDLKLAKDTLLALAGAHPKVLKEPAPEVLVTALAESSVNLELRAWAKTGDLVHTKSDLVEAIRNDLIGKGLNIPYPQRDLHVYHHDADGRPIGEVLTKAVADDGDVAAAKK, from the coding sequence ATGGCGAAAACCGACGCCGCCCAGACCGCTGCCAAGGCCGCCGCTGCCAAAACGCAGGCGTCCGAGTCCCTGCTGGGGCTCGGCGCCGGCTTCGACTTCGACAAGCTGATGCTGTGGGCCCAGACCCAGGGCCTGAAGCTGCTCGCGTCGCTGGCGATCCTGCTGATCGGCCTGTGGATCGCCAAGCGCCTGTCGCGCGCGCTGGAGCGGGTGATGACCCGCGCCAACATGGAAGTGACCTTGCGCGGCTTCCTGCGCAACATCGCGTATGCGGTGATGGTGGTGGTGGTCGCGGTGGCCGCGCTGCAACAGCTCGGCGTGCCGATGACCTCGGTGCTGGCGGTGCTCGGCGCCGCCGGTCTGGCGATCGGCCTGGCGCTGAAGGACTCGCTGTCGAACATCGCCTCGGGCGTGATGCTGATCGTGCTGCGCCCGTTCCGCGCCGGCGACTATGTACAGGCCGCCGGCATCGAGGGCACGGTCGAGCAGATCCGCGTGTTCCAGACCCGCCTGCGCACCGTCGACAACCGGGTCATCGTGCTGCCGAACAGCCTCATCACCACCGCGGTCATCGTCAACTTCACCGCCAATCCCAAGCGCCGCATCGACCTCACCGTCGGCGTGGGCTACGACGACGACCTCAAGCTGGCCAAGGACACGCTGCTGGCGCTGGCCGGCGCGCATCCCAAGGTGCTCAAGGAACCGGCGCCGGAAGTGCTGGTGACCGCGCTGGCCGAGAGCAGCGTCAATCTCGAACTGCGCGCCTGGGCCAAGACCGGCGACCTGGTCCACACCAAGAGCGATCTGGTCGAGGCCATCCGCAACGATCTGATCGGCAAGGGGCTCAACATCCCCTACCCGCAGCGCGACCTGCACGTCTATCACCACGATGCCGATGGCCGGCCGATCGGCGAGGTGCTGACGAAGGCGGTGGCCGACGACGGCGATGTCGCGGCGGCGAAGAAGTAA
- a CDS encoding DUF6508 domain-containing protein, with product MSAALPTPQDCAELLAFLPRFQEPGFRAVVGSDYRVDAATGQKFWIGPRYHPSVAEFFHVLGATPCWFDREYDRGRCGALLQDPDAIASADLTTLRSLLTACQRAERFGEGAWGAAVDQGYIAALLTRLQALARDA from the coding sequence ATGTCCGCCGCACTGCCGACCCCGCAGGACTGCGCCGAACTGCTGGCGTTCCTTCCGCGCTTCCAGGAGCCCGGGTTTCGCGCGGTGGTCGGCTCCGACTACCGCGTCGACGCCGCGACCGGCCAGAAGTTCTGGATCGGCCCCCGCTATCACCCGAGCGTGGCCGAGTTCTTTCATGTGCTCGGCGCAACGCCGTGCTGGTTCGATCGCGAGTACGACCGGGGCCGTTGCGGCGCACTGTTGCAAGATCCCGACGCCATCGCCAGCGCCGATCTGACCACGCTGCGCTCGCTGCTTACCGCCTGCCAGCGCGCCGAGCGCTTCGGCGAGGGCGCGTGGGGTGCCGCGGTCGATCAGGGTTACATCGCCGCCTTGCTGACACGGCTACAGGCCCTGGCGCGAGACGCCTGA
- the orn gene encoding oligoribonuclease has product MSEHSGHERHGHEHRLIWIDLEMTGLDTDRDSILEIATVVTDAQLNVLAEGPELAIAHPLERLEAMDEWNRNQHGKSGLWKRVLEHGVAMADAERSTLEFLAQWVAPNTSPICGNSICQDRRFLHRCMPKLEKYFHYRNLDVSTVKELARRWAPEVLAGMHKDSKHTALSDVHDSIAELKHYRGFMGKLGGQG; this is encoded by the coding sequence ATGAGCGAACACTCCGGACACGAGCGGCACGGACACGAGCACCGGCTGATCTGGATCGACCTGGAAATGACCGGGTTGGACACCGACCGCGATTCGATCCTGGAAATCGCCACGGTGGTCACCGACGCCCAGCTCAACGTGCTGGCGGAAGGTCCGGAACTCGCCATCGCCCATCCGCTGGAACGGCTGGAGGCGATGGACGAATGGAACCGCAACCAGCACGGCAAGTCCGGGCTGTGGAAGCGGGTGCTCGAACACGGCGTGGCGATGGCCGACGCCGAGCGGTCGACCCTGGAGTTCCTGGCCCAGTGGGTGGCGCCGAACACCTCGCCGATCTGCGGCAATTCGATCTGCCAGGACCGCCGCTTCCTGCACCGCTGCATGCCGAAGCTGGAGAAGTACTTCCACTACCGCAACCTCGACGTCAGCACGGTCAAGGAACTGGCGCGGCGCTGGGCGCCGGAGGTGCTGGCGGGGATGCACAAGGACAGCAAGCACACCGCGCTGAGCGATGTGCACGACTCGATCGCGGAGTTGAAGCATTACCGCGGCTTCATGGGCAAGCTGGGCGGGCAGGGCTGA
- a CDS encoding DUF2721 domain-containing protein has translation MSTAPDVHYAILTAMLAPAFFLTATASLLLSANNRLARVIDRARVLLKELAETEDAEERELIERHILRQKKRSRIILRGSQLLYTAISFFVGTSLTVAGDAVLGYRLGLVPTVLAAFGVLSMFAASLLLARESSLAVEAVNEEMDHGHASAVKRWARPRG, from the coding sequence ATGAGCACCGCCCCCGACGTCCACTACGCCATCCTGACCGCGATGCTGGCGCCCGCGTTCTTCCTGACCGCGACCGCGTCGCTGCTGCTGTCGGCCAACAACCGCCTGGCCCGGGTCATCGACCGCGCCCGGGTCCTGCTCAAGGAACTGGCCGAGACCGAGGACGCCGAGGAGCGCGAGCTGATCGAGCGCCACATCCTGCGCCAGAAGAAGCGCAGCCGGATCATCCTGCGCGGCAGCCAGCTGCTGTACACCGCGATCAGCTTCTTCGTCGGCACCAGCCTGACCGTGGCCGGCGACGCCGTGCTCGGCTACCGCCTGGGCCTGGTCCCGACCGTGCTGGCCGCGTTCGGCGTGCTGTCGATGTTCGCCGCCAGCCTGCTGCTGGCGCGCGAATCCTCGCTGGCGGTGGAGGCGGTCAACGAGGAGATGGACCACGGCCACGCCAGCGCGGTCAAGCGCTGGGCGCGGCCGCGCGGCTGA
- a CDS encoding DUF2721 domain-containing protein, whose translation MIDPLQLSSHYAVVSAMITPAFFLTATASLLVSSNNRLARVVDRMRQQLATLEDTVDEHARQYLEARIILHRRRVRLILTCLQLLYGAMTAFVGTSLAIGIDQFADYRLRGVPTGLAMCGVLLVLAACINMGREARMSVSMLDAEVKREFDRDNGRGQKRS comes from the coding sequence ATGATCGATCCGCTGCAACTGAGCTCCCACTACGCCGTGGTCTCGGCGATGATCACGCCGGCGTTCTTCCTCACCGCCACCGCCTCGCTGCTGGTGTCGTCGAACAACCGGCTCGCGCGCGTGGTCGACCGCATGCGCCAGCAACTGGCGACGCTGGAGGACACCGTCGACGAGCACGCCCGCCAGTACCTGGAGGCGCGCATCATCCTGCACCGCCGGCGCGTGCGCCTGATCCTGACCTGCCTGCAGCTGCTCTACGGCGCGATGACCGCCTTCGTCGGCACCAGCCTGGCCATCGGCATCGACCAGTTCGCCGACTACCGCCTGCGCGGCGTGCCGACCGGCCTTGCGATGTGCGGCGTGCTGCTGGTGCTGGCCGCCTGCATCAACATGGGCCGCGAAGCGCGCATGAGCGTGAGCATGCTCGACGCCGAGGTGAAGCGCGAGTTCGACCGCGACAACGGCCGCGGCCAGAAGCGCAGCTGA
- a CDS encoding Cache 3/Cache 2 fusion domain-containing protein: MFLHSLRVRLLLPVLALVLVSVVVLTVALAMNQASHVRSDAAQSIERRTQALQSLFSVTRSVMLDRTHDAMRLLRSEGRRLGAASLGGRVTVGGRAANDLVLGGVSQANNFALVDGVTAIAQGTATLFARDGEDFVRVATNVRKDDGSRAIGTQLDPLGQVIPHMRKGEAFYGVVDILGTPYVTGYEPIFSDTDSQRAIGVWYVGYKTDLKALSEVVDASQVLESGFIAVFDSKDKLRFHSKTGATSDAALIERIAHELPSDWVVDKQDVPGWGFSLVSAYPKSDVNKAITRQSLWIGSIGLIVCALILGLQWGLIWSRVLKPIQHLTVVAEELSVGKWGHTIEETELKDEIGKLARAISRLSYSVRVAMERLAKLSR, encoded by the coding sequence ATGTTTCTTCACTCTTTGCGGGTGCGCCTGCTGTTGCCGGTGCTCGCGCTGGTGCTGGTGTCCGTGGTCGTGCTGACCGTGGCGCTGGCCATGAACCAGGCCAGCCACGTCCGCAGCGACGCCGCCCAATCGATCGAACGGCGCACCCAGGCGCTGCAAAGCCTGTTCTCGGTGACCCGCTCGGTCATGCTCGACCGCACCCACGATGCGATGCGCCTGCTGCGCAGCGAAGGCCGCCGGCTCGGCGCGGCCAGCCTCGGCGGCCGGGTCACCGTCGGCGGCCGCGCCGCCAACGATCTGGTGCTCGGCGGCGTGTCCCAGGCCAACAACTTCGCCCTGGTCGACGGCGTCACCGCGATCGCCCAGGGCACCGCGACCTTGTTCGCGCGCGACGGCGAAGACTTCGTGCGCGTCGCCACCAACGTGCGCAAGGACGACGGCAGCCGCGCCATCGGCACCCAGCTCGATCCGCTCGGCCAGGTGATTCCGCACATGCGCAAGGGCGAGGCGTTCTACGGCGTGGTCGACATCCTCGGCACGCCCTACGTCACCGGCTACGAGCCGATCTTCTCCGACACCGACAGCCAGCGCGCGATCGGCGTGTGGTACGTCGGCTACAAGACCGACCTCAAGGCGCTGTCGGAAGTCGTCGACGCCAGCCAGGTGCTGGAGTCGGGCTTCATCGCGGTGTTCGACAGCAAGGACAAGCTGCGCTTCCATTCCAAGACCGGCGCCACCAGCGACGCGGCGCTGATCGAGCGCATCGCGCACGAGCTGCCGTCGGATTGGGTGGTCGACAAGCAGGACGTGCCGGGCTGGGGCTTCAGCCTGGTGTCGGCCTATCCCAAGAGCGACGTCAACAAGGCCATCACCCGCCAGTCGCTGTGGATCGGCAGCATCGGCCTGATCGTGTGCGCGCTGATCCTGGGCCTGCAGTGGGGCCTGATCTGGAGCCGCGTGCTCAAGCCGATCCAGCACCTGACCGTGGTCGCCGAAGAACTCAGCGTCGGCAAGTGGGGCCACACCATCGAGGAGACCGAGCTGAAGGACGAGATCGGCAAGCTCGCCCGCGCCATTTCGCGCCTGTCCTACAGCGTGCGCGTGGCGATGGAACGATTGGCCAAGCTGTCGCGCTGA
- the tadA gene encoding tRNA adenosine(34) deaminase TadA, whose translation MSEPQQDEIDRYWMRRALDLAERAEREYDEIPVGAVLVSAAGEMLGEGWNRNIGQHDPSAHAEIVAMREGGQRIGNHRLIGSTLYVTLEPCAMCAMAMVHARVARVVFGAFDPKTGAAGSVFDLLADARHNHRVAVLGGVLGEEAGARLSAYFRRKRGRPG comes from the coding sequence GTGAGCGAGCCACAACAGGACGAGATCGACCGCTACTGGATGCGCCGCGCGCTGGATCTGGCCGAGCGTGCCGAACGCGAGTACGACGAAATCCCGGTCGGCGCGGTGCTGGTGTCGGCCGCCGGCGAAATGCTCGGCGAAGGCTGGAACCGCAACATCGGCCAGCACGATCCGTCCGCGCACGCCGAAATCGTGGCGATGCGCGAAGGCGGCCAGCGCATCGGCAACCACCGCCTGATCGGCAGCACCTTGTACGTGACCCTGGAACCCTGCGCGATGTGCGCGATGGCGATGGTGCACGCGCGGGTGGCGCGGGTGGTGTTCGGCGCCTTCGATCCCAAGACCGGCGCGGCCGGCAGCGTGTTCGACCTGCTCGCCGATGCGCGCCACAACCATCGCGTGGCGGTGCTCGGCGGCGTGCTCGGCGAAGAAGCCGGTGCGCGGTTGAGCGCGTATTTCCGGCGCAAGCGCGGGCGGCCGGGTTAA
- a CDS encoding DUF1993 domain-containing protein, which yields MSLSLYDISVPAFQRGLDVLSHLLDRAVAHAREQGQDPAQLLTGRLAPDMYTLIGQVQSASDAAKFGAARLAGIAPPSFPDDETTLEQLRERIAKTQEFLRSVPAQSMDGQEEREIVIRPGGRELTFIARDYIRGFVLPNFYFHLTTAYGILRHLGVPLGKMDYLRGAA from the coding sequence ATGAGCCTTTCGCTCTACGACATCTCCGTGCCCGCCTTCCAGCGCGGCCTCGACGTGCTTTCGCACCTGCTCGACCGCGCCGTCGCCCATGCCCGCGAACAGGGCCAGGACCCCGCGCAGTTGCTGACCGGCCGGCTGGCGCCGGACATGTACACCTTGATCGGCCAGGTGCAGTCGGCCAGCGACGCGGCCAAGTTCGGCGCCGCGCGCCTGGCCGGCATCGCCCCGCCGAGCTTTCCCGACGACGAAACCACGCTGGAACAACTGCGCGAGCGCATCGCCAAGACCCAGGAATTCCTGCGCAGCGTGCCGGCGCAGAGCATGGACGGGCAGGAGGAGCGCGAGATCGTGATCCGCCCCGGCGGCCGCGAGCTGACCTTCATCGCCCGCGACTACATCCGCGGCTTCGTGCTGCCGAACTTCTATTTCCACCTCACCACCGCCTACGGCATCCTGCGCCACCTCGGCGTGCCGCTGGGCAAGATGGACTATCTGCGCGGCGCGGCCTGA
- a CDS encoding TetR/AcrR family transcriptional regulator, translating to MHLFWQRGYEATSISELTAAVGVSAPSLYAVFGSKEDLFRAALQRYLEQFRRERGQLLAAPGLSARAAFEALFEAIADGFGRCPARSGCMLVAAETGGLGEAAAHLREVLGAHRAGIEAGFRQRIERGQREGDVAVGVDAAALAKFLSTVVQGLSIQARDGAGAEPLREVLRTALRAWPPA from the coding sequence ATGCACCTGTTCTGGCAACGCGGCTACGAAGCGACTTCGATCAGCGAACTCACCGCCGCCGTCGGCGTCAGCGCACCGAGCCTGTACGCGGTGTTCGGCAGCAAGGAAGACCTGTTCCGCGCGGCGCTGCAACGCTATCTGGAGCAGTTCCGGCGCGAACGCGGGCAGTTGCTGGCCGCGCCGGGGCTCAGCGCGCGCGCGGCGTTCGAGGCGCTGTTCGAGGCCATCGCCGACGGCTTCGGCCGCTGCCCTGCCCGCTCCGGCTGCATGCTGGTCGCGGCCGAAACCGGCGGCCTCGGCGAGGCCGCCGCGCATCTGCGCGAAGTGCTCGGCGCGCACCGCGCCGGCATCGAAGCGGGCTTTCGCCAACGCATCGAACGCGGCCAGCGCGAAGGCGACGTGGCCGTCGGCGTGGATGCGGCGGCGCTGGCCAAGTTCCTGTCGACCGTGGTGCAAGGCCTGTCGATCCAGGCCCGCGACGGCGCCGGCGCGGAGCCGCTGCGCGAGGTGTTGCGCACCGCCTTACGGGCGTGGCCGCCGGCCTGA
- the guaA gene encoding glutamine-hydrolyzing GMP synthase, with protein sequence MTDIHSDKILILDFGAQYTQLIARRIRELGVYCEIWAWDHDPAEIEAYGAKGIILSGGPESTTLPGAPRAPQQVFDAGLPILGICYGMQTMAAQLGGATEAADQREFGHAEVQLVAQDRLFDGLKDHPGSPPRLDVWMSHGDHVSKAPDGFVVTAKTDRIPVAAFADDARRWYGVQFHPEVTHTKQGQTLLRRFVVDICGCQTLWTAAHIIDDQIARVRELVGDDEVILGLSGGVDSSVVAALLHKAIGDQLTCVFVDTGLLRYNEGDQVMAMFAEHMGVKVVRVNAADRYFDRLAGVDDPEAKRKIIGNLFVEIFDEESNKLSNAKWLAQGTIYPDVIESAGSKTGKAHVIKSHHNVGGLPEHMKLGLVEPLRELFKDEVRRLGVELGLPREMVYRHPFPGPGLGVRILGEVKREYAELLARADHIFIDELRKAGLYDKTSQAFAVFLPVKSVGVVGDARAYEWVIALRAVETIDFMTAHWAHLPYDFLGTVSNRIINELSGVSRVVYDISGKPPATIEWE encoded by the coding sequence ATGACCGACATCCATAGCGACAAAATTCTTATCCTCGATTTCGGCGCCCAGTACACCCAGCTGATCGCCCGCCGCATCCGCGAACTCGGCGTCTACTGCGAAATCTGGGCCTGGGACCACGATCCGGCCGAAATCGAAGCCTACGGCGCCAAGGGCATCATCCTGTCCGGCGGCCCCGAGTCGACCACGCTGCCGGGCGCGCCGCGCGCGCCGCAGCAGGTGTTCGACGCCGGCCTGCCGATCCTGGGCATCTGCTACGGCATGCAGACCATGGCCGCGCAGCTCGGCGGCGCCACCGAAGCGGCCGACCAGCGCGAGTTCGGCCACGCCGAAGTGCAGTTGGTCGCGCAGGACCGCTTGTTCGACGGGCTCAAGGACCATCCGGGTTCGCCGCCGCGCCTGGACGTGTGGATGAGCCACGGCGACCACGTGTCGAAGGCGCCGGACGGCTTCGTCGTCACCGCCAAGACCGACCGCATCCCGGTCGCCGCGTTCGCCGACGACGCGCGCCGCTGGTACGGCGTGCAGTTCCATCCGGAAGTGACCCACACCAAGCAGGGCCAGACCCTGCTGCGCCGCTTCGTGGTCGACATCTGCGGCTGCCAGACGCTGTGGACCGCCGCGCACATCATCGACGACCAGATCGCGCGCGTGCGCGAGCTGGTCGGCGACGACGAAGTCATCCTCGGCCTGTCCGGCGGCGTCGATTCCTCGGTGGTCGCCGCGCTGCTGCACAAGGCCATCGGCGACCAGCTGACCTGCGTGTTCGTCGACACCGGCCTGCTGCGCTACAACGAAGGCGACCAGGTGATGGCGATGTTCGCCGAGCACATGGGCGTCAAGGTCGTGCGCGTCAACGCCGCCGACCGCTACTTCGACAGGCTCGCCGGCGTCGACGACCCGGAAGCCAAGCGCAAGATCATCGGCAACCTGTTCGTCGAGATCTTCGACGAGGAATCGAACAAGCTCAGCAACGCCAAGTGGCTGGCGCAGGGCACGATCTATCCCGACGTGATCGAGTCGGCCGGCAGCAAGACCGGCAAGGCCCACGTCATCAAGAGCCACCACAACGTCGGCGGCCTGCCCGAGCACATGAAGCTCGGCCTGGTCGAGCCGCTGCGCGAGCTGTTCAAGGACGAAGTGCGGCGCCTCGGCGTCGAGCTCGGCCTGCCGCGCGAGATGGTCTACCGCCACCCGTTCCCGGGCCCGGGCCTGGGCGTGCGCATCCTCGGCGAGGTCAAGCGCGAATACGCCGAACTGCTGGCCCGCGCCGACCACATCTTCATCGACGAACTGCGCAAGGCCGGCCTGTACGACAAGACCAGCCAGGCCTTCGCGGTGTTCCTGCCGGTCAAGTCGGTCGGCGTGGTCGGCGACGCGCGCGCCTACGAGTGGGTGATCGCGCTGCGCGCGGTGGAGACCATCGACTTCATGACCGCGCATTGGGCGCACCTGCCGTACGACTTCCTCGGCACGGTGTCGAACCGCATCATCAACGAGCTGTCGGGGGTGTCGCGGGTGGTGTACGACATCAGCGGCAAACCGCCGGCGACGATCGAATGGGAGTGA
- the guaB gene encoding IMP dehydrogenase, whose amino-acid sequence MLRIQAEALTYDDVSLVPAHSIVLPKDVNLSTRLTRDLSIRLPILSAAMDTVSEARLAIALAQLGGISIVHKNMSLEAQAAQVAQVKKFEAGVIKEPFTVGPETTIGEVLKLTRARNISGVPVVDGGQLVGIVTSRDMRFEKKLDDPVRHIMTKRERLVTVREGADDEEVLQLLHKHRIEKVLVVNDGFELRGLITVKDIQKKTDNPNAAKDSAERLLVGAAVGAGGDTEARVEALAAAGVDVIVVDTAHGHSQGVLDRVKWVKKRFPQLQVIGGNIVTGDAALALMDHGADAVKVGVGPGSICTTRVVAGVGVPQITAVAMVAEALQDRIPLIADGGIRYSGDIGKALVAGASSVMVGGLFAGTEEAPGEIELFQGRSYKSYRGMGSLGAMEQGSKDRYFQDASDADKLVPEGIEGRVPYRGSLGGVVHQLAGGLRATMGYVGCATIEEMRKKPSFVRITNAGSRESHVHDVQITKEPPNYRAG is encoded by the coding sequence ATGCTGCGCATCCAGGCTGAAGCGCTGACTTACGACGATGTGTCTCTCGTCCCCGCGCATTCGATCGTCCTGCCTAAGGACGTAAACCTCTCCACCCGCCTGACCCGCGACCTGTCGATCCGCCTGCCGATCCTGTCGGCGGCGATGGACACCGTCAGCGAGGCCCGTCTGGCCATCGCCTTGGCCCAGCTCGGCGGCATCAGCATCGTCCACAAGAACATGAGCCTGGAGGCGCAGGCCGCCCAGGTCGCCCAGGTCAAGAAGTTCGAGGCCGGCGTGATCAAGGAGCCGTTCACCGTCGGCCCCGAGACCACCATCGGCGAAGTGCTCAAGCTGACCCGCGCGCGCAACATCTCCGGCGTGCCGGTGGTCGACGGCGGCCAGTTGGTCGGCATCGTCACCAGCCGCGACATGCGCTTCGAGAAGAAGCTCGACGACCCGGTCCGCCACATCATGACCAAGCGCGAGCGCCTGGTCACCGTGCGCGAAGGCGCCGACGACGAGGAAGTGCTGCAGCTGCTGCACAAGCACCGCATCGAGAAGGTCCTGGTGGTCAACGACGGCTTCGAGCTGCGCGGCCTGATCACGGTCAAGGACATCCAGAAGAAGACCGACAACCCCAACGCCGCCAAGGACAGCGCCGAGCGCTTGCTGGTCGGCGCCGCGGTCGGCGCCGGCGGCGACACCGAAGCGCGGGTGGAAGCCCTCGCCGCGGCCGGCGTGGACGTGATCGTGGTCGACACCGCGCACGGCCATTCGCAGGGCGTGCTCGATCGGGTGAAGTGGGTCAAGAAGCGCTTCCCGCAGCTGCAGGTCATCGGCGGCAACATCGTCACCGGCGACGCCGCGCTGGCGCTGATGGATCACGGCGCCGACGCGGTCAAGGTCGGCGTCGGCCCGGGTTCGATCTGCACCACCCGCGTGGTCGCCGGCGTCGGCGTGCCGCAGATCACCGCCGTGGCGATGGTCGCCGAGGCGCTGCAGGACCGCATCCCGCTGATCGCCGACGGCGGCATCCGCTATTCCGGCGACATCGGCAAGGCGCTGGTCGCCGGCGCCTCGTCGGTGATGGTCGGCGGCCTGTTCGCCGGCACCGAGGAAGCCCCCGGCGAAATCGAGCTGTTCCAGGGCCGCAGCTACAAGAGCTACCGCGGCATGGGCAGCCTCGGCGCGATGGAGCAGGGCTCCAAGGACCGTTACTTCCAGGACGCTTCCGACGCCGACAAGCTGGTGCCGGAAGGCATCGAAGGCCGCGTGCCGTATCGCGGCTCGCTCGGCGGCGTGGTCCACCAGCTCGCCGGCGGCCTGCGCGCCACGATGGGCTACGTGGGCTGCGCGACCATCGAGGAGATGCGCAAGAAGCCGAGCTTCGTGCGCATCACCAACGCCGGTTCGCGCGAGAGCCACGTGCACGATGTTCAGATCACGAAAGAACCGCCGAATTATCGAGCGGGTTGA
- the folD gene encoding bifunctional methylenetetrahydrofolate dehydrogenase/methenyltetrahydrofolate cyclohydrolase FolD, producing MTPPSHPARILDGKRIAEELLDNLKAQVDRRVAAGLSRPGLAVVLIGNDPASSVYVRNKRRAAQKVGIRAIDYDLPSDPGDEALLALIDRLNADPEVHGILVQLPLPDRRDATALIHRIDPRKDVDGFHPENVGHLVLRQFGLRPCTPRGITTLLGYTDRPVRGQSATIVGVSNHVGRPMALELMIAGCTVTSCHKFTPQAVLEQSVRNADILVVAVGRPGLIPGEWVKPGAVVIDVGINRLDDGRLVGDVGFDAAAQRASWITPVPGGVGPMTVATLMQNTLEAAEAADKAAGRG from the coding sequence ATGACGCCCCCTTCGCACCCGGCCCGCATCCTCGACGGCAAGCGCATCGCCGAGGAACTGCTCGACAACCTCAAGGCCCAGGTCGACCGCCGCGTCGCCGCCGGGCTGTCGCGGCCGGGGCTGGCGGTGGTGCTGATCGGCAACGACCCGGCTTCCTCGGTGTACGTGCGCAACAAGCGCCGCGCCGCGCAGAAGGTCGGCATCCGCGCGATCGACTACGACCTGCCGTCCGATCCGGGCGACGAGGCGCTGCTGGCGCTGATCGACCGGCTCAACGCCGATCCCGAAGTGCACGGCATCCTGGTCCAGCTGCCGCTGCCCGACCGCCGCGACGCCACCGCGCTGATCCACCGCATCGACCCGCGCAAGGACGTCGACGGCTTCCATCCGGAGAACGTCGGCCATCTGGTGCTGCGCCAGTTCGGCCTGCGCCCGTGCACGCCGCGCGGCATCACCACCTTGCTCGGCTACACCGACCGCCCGGTGCGCGGGCAGAGCGCGACCATCGTCGGCGTCAGCAACCACGTCGGCCGGCCGATGGCGCTGGAGCTGATGATCGCCGGCTGCACCGTCACCAGCTGCCACAAGTTCACCCCGCAGGCGGTGCTGGAGCAGTCGGTGCGCAACGCCGACATCCTGGTCGTCGCGGTCGGCCGGCCGGGGCTGATTCCGGGCGAATGGGTCAAGCCGGGCGCGGTGGTCATCGACGTCGGCATCAACCGCCTCGACGACGGCCGCCTGGTCGGCGACGTCGGCTTCGACGCCGCGGCGCAGCGCGCCAGCTGGATCACGCCGGTGCCGGGCGGGGTCGGGCCGATGACGGTGGCCACGCTGATGCAGAACACCCTGGAAGCGGCCGAGGCCGCGGACAAGGCGGCCGGGCGGGGCTGA
- a CDS encoding DUF1244 domain-containing protein: MNPTAPTAAASAPDADTTALQAAVFRRLLAHLMHERSDVQNIDLMILAGFCRNCLADWYRDAAGERGLEMSKDQAREAIYGMPFAQWKAQFQRDATPEQLAAFEAAQKRHG; the protein is encoded by the coding sequence ATGAACCCGACCGCCCCCACCGCCGCCGCGTCCGCCCCCGACGCCGACACCACCGCCCTGCAGGCCGCCGTGTTCCGCCGCCTGCTCGCCCACCTGATGCACGAGCGCAGCGACGTGCAGAACATCGACCTGATGATCCTGGCCGGCTTCTGCCGCAACTGCCTGGCCGACTGGTACCGCGACGCCGCCGGCGAGCGCGGGCTGGAGATGAGCAAGGACCAGGCGCGCGAGGCGATCTACGGCATGCCGTTCGCGCAGTGGAAGGCGCAGTTCCAGCGCGACGCGACGCCGGAGCAGTTGGCCGCGTTCGAGGCGGCGCAGAAGCGGCACGGCTGA